Proteins encoded in a region of the Sparus aurata chromosome 6, fSpaAur1.1, whole genome shotgun sequence genome:
- the LOC115582847 gene encoding uncharacterized protein LOC115582847, with amino-acid sequence MSGRLLFVIIMYSFHKIQTQALLQAKLTATQSVITMTDSVTLYCETPSSVTVSRCYFDIGSIVRVFSCQKTLTATELLQISNQRSPADVKVKCFYTVKYGDSDSPSPHSDTTSINIQTLLPPKLTVNPLVISETDLVTLDCQTPSSVHMLQCFIYTMKRKGTENIGDSSCLRTVTGTELLLKTSQSSPAEVKVKCFYTVSGSPSPHSDTSTITIRNSNQTTQDQKPQMTLQHFPDIEETESREDKTQPASTKTTDIVDVTSTITTGQTFGNTDRSISTSQKPVTPTSVKTCTKLAGTGDSSTVDQTLHVHGTDPTRNPPSAETWMWKLAAVVGFGVAVGVISVGLVLLCIRATERRSYKRTPANVTDDSTPIKNLDHGGLLPAGNGQVYNVITSVPGADRPTGSKKMNVQEHRNEDSDVYHLYSTMSDGPPPSALMDMMYSTVQLH; translated from the exons ATGTCTGGACGGCTGTTGTTTGTCATCATCATGT ATTCCTTTCATAAGATTCAAACACAAG CTCTTCTTCAAGCTAAACTGACAGCGACTCAATCAGTGATCACAATGACTGACTCAGTTACACTCTACTGTGAGACTCCATCATCTGTTACTGTGTCTCGGTGTTATTTTGACATTGGATCAATTGTCAGAGTCTTCTCTTGTCAGAAGACACTGACAGCCACTGAACTTCTGCAGATCTCAAATCAGCGTTCACCTGCTGATGTTAAAGTGAAATGTTTCTACACTGTAAAGTATGGAGATTCAGATTCTCCATCTCCACACAGTGACACAACTTCCATCAACATACAAA CTCTTCttccacctaaactgacagtGAATCCACTGGTGATCTCAGAGACAGACTTAGTCACACTGGACTGTCAGACTCCATCATCTGTTCATATGCTGCAGTGTTTTATCTACACGATGAAACGAAAGGGGACAGAAAATATTGGAGACTCCTCATGTCTGAGGACGGTGACAGGAACTGAACTGCTGTTGAAGACAAGTCAGAGTTCACCTGCTGAGgttaaagtgaaatgtttttatactGTTTCGGGTTCTCCATCTCCACACAGTGACACATCCACCATCACCATTCGCA ACTCAAATCAGACGACACAAG ATCAAAAACCACAGATGACTCTTCAGCACTTTCCTG ATATTGAGGAAACTGAATCAAGAGAGGACAAAACACAACCGGCTTCTACAAAGACCACAG ATATTGTGGATGTTACGTCAACCATAACCACAG GTCAGACTTTTGGTAACACTGATAGGTCTATCTCTACTTCCCAAAAACCAGTGACACCAACATCAG TCAAAACTTGTACAAAACTGGCAGGAACAGGAGACAGTAGTACAG TAGATCAGACACTTCATGTGCATGGCACTGACCCCACACGGAATCCACCATCAG CAGAAACATGGATGTGGAAGTTGGCAGCCGTGGTTGGGTTCGGAGTTGCTGTGGGTGTTATCTCAGTGGGACTGGTACTTCTCTGTATAAGAGCAACAG AGAGACGTTCTTACAAGAG GACACCAGCCAATGTCACAG ATGACTCTACACCCATTAAAAATCTCGACCATGGAGGATtg TTACCTGCAGGTAATGGTCAGGTCTACAATGTGATCACCTCAGTACCTGGTGCTGACCGTCCAACTG GCTCTAAGAAAATGAACGTGCAAGAGCATCGAAATGAGGA
- the h1m gene encoding linker histone H1M isoform X2 translates to MPPKKPAADSADPPAPSSSDAPVKETKSDAGTLRKLAAHPSTAIMVKEALKELDSRKGVSSQAIQNYIKQQYPSVDLVRLKHLVRRALKKGLETGTLVRPANSTVSTGATGKFRLAPKVKEAKSKTENTDPNVPKEPKAAKDGAKKTKKAGATKKKNTASEKEKSEEEPKPPKKSKKDDGAASSKAAPAKKPKAKKAAEKGDSEEATAPAKPEAKAPTKPKAKKTTKAAKASQTKAAEASSDVPTAKATGQRRKKSAE, encoded by the exons ATGCCTCCTAAAAAGCCAGCAGCAGACTCTGCTGATCCGCCTGCGCCCTCCTCCAGTGACGCCCCGGTGAAAGAGACGAAATCAG ATGCTGGGACGCTGCGCAAACTTGCAGCACATCCCTCCACCGCGATTATGGTGAAGGAAGCGCTGAAAGAGTTGGACTCTCGCAAAGGAGTGTCCTCCCAAGCCATACAGAATTATATCAAACAACAGTACCCCTCGGTGGATTTGGTGAGGCTGAAGCACTTGGTACGGAGAGCCCTTAAAAAGGGACTGGAGACCGGCACGTTGGTGCGGCCTGCAAACTCCACCGTCAGCACAGGCGCGACGGGGAAATTCAGG CTCGCACCGAAAGTCAAGGAGGCGAAGTCAAAAACTGAGAACACTGATCCCAATGTGCCAAAGGAGCCTAAAGCTGCCAAGGATGGAGCCAAGAAGACCAAAAAGGC AGGTgccacaaagaagaaaaacacagctagTGAAAAGGAGAAGTCTGAAGAG gagCCAAAGCCTCCTAAAAAGTCAAAGAAAGATGATGGGGCTGCTTCCTCTAAAGCTGCTCCAGCAAAGAAGCCCAAAGCTAAAAAAGCTGCAGAGAAGGGGGACAGCGAGGAAGCGACAGCTCCAGCCAAACCTGAAGCGAAGGCTCCAACCAAACCTAAAGCAAAAAAGACCACCAAGGCAGCAAAGGCGTCCCAGACCAAGGCTGCTGAAGCCAGCAGTGATGTCCCTACTGCTAAAGCAACTGGGCAACGCAGGAAGAAGAGCGCAGAGTAA
- the h1m gene encoding linker histone H1M isoform X1, which translates to MPPKKPAADSADPPAPSSSDAPVKETKSDAGTLRKLAAHPSTAIMVKEALKELDSRKGVSSQAIQNYIKQQYPSVDLVRLKHLVRRALKKGLETGTLVRPANSTVSTGATGKFRLAPKVKEAKSKTENTDPNVPKEPKAAKDGAKKTKKAAGATKKKNTASEKEKSEEEPKPPKKSKKDDGAASSKAAPAKKPKAKKAAEKGDSEEATAPAKPEAKAPTKPKAKKTTKAAKASQTKAAEASSDVPTAKATGQRRKKSAE; encoded by the exons ATGCCTCCTAAAAAGCCAGCAGCAGACTCTGCTGATCCGCCTGCGCCCTCCTCCAGTGACGCCCCGGTGAAAGAGACGAAATCAG ATGCTGGGACGCTGCGCAAACTTGCAGCACATCCCTCCACCGCGATTATGGTGAAGGAAGCGCTGAAAGAGTTGGACTCTCGCAAAGGAGTGTCCTCCCAAGCCATACAGAATTATATCAAACAACAGTACCCCTCGGTGGATTTGGTGAGGCTGAAGCACTTGGTACGGAGAGCCCTTAAAAAGGGACTGGAGACCGGCACGTTGGTGCGGCCTGCAAACTCCACCGTCAGCACAGGCGCGACGGGGAAATTCAGG CTCGCACCGAAAGTCAAGGAGGCGAAGTCAAAAACTGAGAACACTGATCCCAATGTGCCAAAGGAGCCTAAAGCTGCCAAGGATGGAGCCAAGAAGACCAAAAAGGCAGCAG GTgccacaaagaagaaaaacacagctagTGAAAAGGAGAAGTCTGAAGAG gagCCAAAGCCTCCTAAAAAGTCAAAGAAAGATGATGGGGCTGCTTCCTCTAAAGCTGCTCCAGCAAAGAAGCCCAAAGCTAAAAAAGCTGCAGAGAAGGGGGACAGCGAGGAAGCGACAGCTCCAGCCAAACCTGAAGCGAAGGCTCCAACCAAACCTAAAGCAAAAAAGACCACCAAGGCAGCAAAGGCGTCCCAGACCAAGGCTGCTGAAGCCAGCAGTGATGTCCCTACTGCTAAAGCAACTGGGCAACGCAGGAAGAAGAGCGCAGAGTAA
- the LOC115582993 gene encoding transmembrane and coiled-coil domains protein 1-like — MASKLSKIYFLICNKFGCIDNTAVVNNLDETHGRVQPQSSPRYGCDNAANSSAGAGPRSSRDNTPEHTQATAFDALVHEIKELREDQSHLDEYFENVKAYYQHNYTGVLKGLEEEQYRCEQDRDLTELYQNEILNVKDELASTEDKISYQSHKRATDIHEALVACHTRLFNLEQQQQVEELDDLDNVTAWTPFGKRFNMLLAVMAVLLVWVSICIVTLMRTHSCTLSTLLFVPFTWLWRHWDAMLDSLHYVVCTKCPEMGDEQ, encoded by the exons ATGGCGTCGAAGCTGAGCAAAATCTATTTCCTCATCTGCAACAAGTTTGGTTGCATTGATAACACTGCAGTTGTGAACAACTTGGATGAAACTCATGGGAGAGTGCAGCCACAGTCCAGCCCGAGGTATGGCTGTGATAATGCTGCTAACAGCTCTGCAGGAGCAGGACCTCGTAGCTCCAGAGACAATACCCCTGAACACACCCAGGCAACAGCTTTTGATGCTCTAGTCCATGAGATCAAAGAGCTTAGAGAAGACCAGAGTCACCTTGACGAAtactttgaaaatgtaaaagccTATTACCAACACAACTACACAGGTGTACTCAAGGGCCTAGAGGAGGAACAGTACAG GTGTGAACAGGACAGAGACTTGACAGAACTGTACCAGAATGAGATTTTAAACGTGAAAGATGAACTGGCCAGCACGGAGGACAAGATTTCTTACCAGTCACATAAAAGAGCAACAGATATTCAT GAGGCGCTGGTGGCCTGTCATACACGTCTCTTCAACTTAGAGCAGcaacagcaggtggaggagcttGATGATTTGGACAATGTCACAGCATGGACCCCCTTTGGAAAACGATTCAACATGCTGCTAGCTGTTATGGCAGTGCTTCTAGTATGGGTCTCCATTTGTATTGTCACCTTGATGagaacacacagctgcacactTTCCACACTGCTTTTTGTTCCCTTCACCTGGCTCTGGAGGCACTGGGATGCCATGTTAGACAGTCTGCATTATGTTGTATGCACCAAATGCCCTGAAATGGGAGATGAACAATAA